Proteins encoded in a region of the Balneolales bacterium ANBcel1 genome:
- a CDS encoding DUF5683 domain-containing protein — MIRFGFNISAFVSAALMALSIIGLSAAGATGTVPGAPTSAIQPEQGAESGSLSIADLRSRPILPGPRHVSLRDSDNGWNSGFMASISNSPGYAFLASAALPGLGQAANRQWWKTAVFVTVEATAIGLYLHRRDRGRDGERYYESYGDEHWSVVKYAQYVVENHRHEHGTDFEDLLNEGVEYDPDLPWGGIEPAFDTDIDWAVIDREALNAAERRSLYANGRPFSHTVEPYGGQQYYELMSKYYQFGPGWRQWETGVHNIDEQRMPEDFLYHAQIGYDFNDDLNVARNMLTILLANHFIAAFDAYFTQQLRRARVQPTASMDYGVRPTIGFEYRF; from the coding sequence ATGATCCGTTTCGGCTTTAATATCTCCGCTTTTGTATCTGCCGCCCTGATGGCGCTTTCAATAATCGGCCTGTCTGCGGCCGGCGCAACCGGAACGGTGCCCGGCGCTCCCACATCCGCCATACAGCCCGAACAAGGCGCTGAATCCGGCTCATTGTCGATTGCGGACCTTCGCTCGAGACCCATCCTCCCGGGACCCCGCCACGTTTCACTGCGCGATAGCGACAACGGCTGGAATTCCGGGTTCATGGCATCGATCAGCAATTCCCCCGGCTACGCATTCCTGGCTTCTGCGGCACTACCCGGCCTGGGGCAGGCAGCCAACCGCCAGTGGTGGAAAACAGCCGTGTTTGTCACGGTTGAGGCCACTGCAATCGGTTTGTACCTCCACCGCCGCGACCGCGGACGTGACGGCGAGCGTTATTATGAATCTTACGGTGACGAGCACTGGAGTGTGGTGAAGTACGCACAGTATGTCGTCGAAAACCACCGGCACGAGCATGGCACCGACTTCGAGGATCTGCTGAACGAAGGGGTCGAGTATGATCCGGATCTGCCGTGGGGCGGCATTGAACCCGCCTTCGATACCGATATCGACTGGGCCGTGATCGACCGTGAAGCACTGAATGCAGCCGAACGCCGTAGCCTCTACGCGAACGGCCGCCCTTTTTCCCATACGGTAGAGCCGTACGGCGGCCAGCAATATTATGAATTGATGAGCAAATACTATCAATTCGGGCCCGGATGGAGGCAGTGGGAAACCGGTGTGCATAACATTGACGAGCAGCGGATGCCTGAGGATTTTTTATACCATGCCCAGATCGGATACGATTTCAACGATGACCTGAACGTGGCCCGAAACATGCTCACCATACTGCTGGCAAACCATTTTATCGCCGCTTTCGACGCCTATTTCACCCAGCAGCTCCGCAGAGCCAGGGTACAGCCCACCGCATCCATGGATTACGGGGTGCGCCCAACAATTGGCTTTGAATACCGTTTTTAA
- a CDS encoding PASTA domain-containing protein, with amino-acid sequence MKKALSFIFHFFTDRKLYYLLGGLILFGGISLIAMDRYIMPAYTNYQDGITVPDVSRMPLEQAALMLEERGLRHELAAKRSNEAFPPDFVIDQTPAAGMIVKPNRKVYITVNATSTPTVVVPEVENLSLRNATIQLENSGLQVGNITYESSRFRNSVLRQSIPSGRRVDQNTTVDIVVGDGLGTAMVSIPDISNMHLTEAQNVLREAGLRVGSIHFEPTAAVQPNTVLRYDPDDQPAVYEGTAIDLVVSVSPGEEEEEETGPIIIEDSAPDTTGDPDSSDGRE; translated from the coding sequence ATGAAAAAAGCCCTCTCGTTCATTTTTCATTTTTTTACCGACCGCAAACTCTATTACCTGCTGGGTGGCCTGATACTGTTTGGCGGTATCTCCCTGATTGCCATGGATCGCTACATCATGCCCGCCTACACCAATTATCAGGACGGCATCACGGTTCCCGACGTCAGCCGGATGCCGCTGGAACAGGCCGCCTTGATGCTGGAAGAACGGGGTCTCCGCCACGAACTGGCCGCCAAGCGTTCCAACGAGGCTTTCCCACCCGATTTTGTAATCGACCAGACTCCCGCCGCCGGGATGATCGTCAAACCGAACCGCAAGGTGTACATCACGGTCAATGCCACCTCCACACCGACCGTAGTGGTCCCGGAAGTTGAAAACCTCTCCCTGAGAAACGCCACCATTCAGCTTGAAAACTCCGGGCTTCAGGTGGGCAACATCACCTACGAATCCTCCCGTTTTCGCAACAGTGTACTGCGTCAGTCGATTCCGTCGGGCCGGAGAGTTGACCAGAACACCACGGTGGATATTGTGGTCGGCGACGGCTTGGGCACCGCCATGGTCTCGATTCCGGACATTTCCAACATGCACCTGACCGAAGCCCAGAATGTTCTGCGCGAAGCCGGTTTGCGGGTTGGTTCCATCCATTTTGAACCCACGGCAGCCGTACAACCCAACACCGTGCTGCGATACGACCCCGACGACCAGCCGGCCGTTTACGAGGGTACCGCGATCGACCTGGTGGTTTCGGTGAGCCCCGGCGAAGAGGAAGAAGAGGAAACCGGTCCGATTATCATCGAAGATTCGGCACCCGACACTACCGGAGATCCCGACAGCTCCGACGGCCGGGAGTAA
- the rpe gene encoding ribulose-phosphate 3-epimerase — protein MLRSSPPIIAPSLLAANFRNLENDIKQAENGGADWIHCDVMDGHFVPNISFGPMIVEAARACTNAFLDVHLMIEDPERYIPAFARAGAGLITVHIEACTHLHHTLELIREHGCYAGVAINPGTALTTLRAVIEDVDLVLLMTVDPGFGGQRFIEISYDRLRSLHLIREELKTKFLIQVDGGVNSKNAGDIAAAGADVLVAGSSIFNSDDISGRVVSLRNDAASGYRSDIV, from the coding sequence ATGCTGCGCAGTTCGCCCCCGATCATAGCCCCATCGCTTCTTGCGGCCAATTTCCGAAATCTGGAGAATGACATCAAACAGGCCGAGAACGGTGGCGCCGACTGGATTCATTGTGATGTTATGGATGGACATTTTGTGCCGAACATCAGCTTCGGACCGATGATCGTGGAGGCTGCCAGAGCCTGTACCAACGCTTTTCTGGATGTCCATCTGATGATTGAGGATCCCGAACGTTATATTCCCGCGTTTGCCAGGGCCGGTGCCGGACTCATCACAGTGCATATCGAAGCCTGTACCCATTTGCATCATACGCTTGAGCTTATACGGGAACATGGCTGCTATGCCGGAGTGGCCATCAATCCGGGCACGGCGTTAACCACGCTTCGGGCCGTTATAGAGGATGTCGACCTTGTTCTGTTGATGACCGTCGATCCCGGTTTCGGCGGCCAGCGATTTATTGAAATCAGTTACGACCGGCTTCGATCCCTTCATCTGATTCGTGAAGAGCTGAAGACGAAGTTCCTGATTCAGGTGGATGGCGGCGTTAATAGTAAAAATGCCGGCGACATTGCAGCTGCAGGTGCCGACGTTCTGGTGGCGGGAAGCAGCATCTTCAACAGCGACGATATTTCGGGACGTGTTGTCTCTCTCAGGAATGATGCGGCCTCCGGATATCGTTCTGATATTGTGTAA
- a CDS encoding PhoH family protein: protein MDPVVVLGLQDRLLNQIDEAFGESRLTVRGNEIKVSGPPEQFEAIEAVIKELIRLARRNGAVTENDLSTLLALQKSDRMLRKTTISPEETLLYTTTGTPVTARTANQKEIVKACNKDDIVFAIGPAGTGKTYTSVALAVRALKERQVKKIVLVRPAVEAGESLGFLPGNLKDKIDPYLRPLYDALEEMLDYDKLEMNLTKNIIEIAPLAYMRGRTLNNAFVILDEAQNATQTQMKMFLTRLGINSKAIITGDLTQTDLPKSQHSGLRTIQHILESIKGISFVYLDQTDVVRHKLIRDIIKAYERYEDREAGVSDPSSHHTAASDLPKPDAS, encoded by the coding sequence GTGGACCCCGTAGTTGTTCTCGGCCTGCAGGACCGCCTTCTGAATCAGATTGACGAGGCCTTTGGGGAATCGCGCCTTACAGTGCGCGGCAACGAAATAAAGGTGAGTGGTCCGCCGGAACAGTTTGAAGCCATCGAGGCTGTCATCAAGGAGCTTATCCGGCTGGCCCGCCGAAACGGGGCGGTCACCGAAAATGATCTGAGCACCTTGCTTGCGCTGCAGAAGAGTGACCGCATGCTGCGCAAAACTACCATCTCCCCGGAAGAAACGCTGCTGTATACCACAACCGGAACTCCGGTAACGGCCCGTACCGCCAATCAGAAAGAAATTGTCAAGGCTTGCAACAAAGACGATATCGTATTTGCGATCGGTCCGGCGGGAACCGGGAAAACCTATACTTCGGTAGCGCTGGCGGTACGCGCCCTCAAAGAGCGGCAGGTCAAGAAGATCGTGCTGGTGCGTCCCGCGGTCGAAGCGGGAGAGAGCCTCGGGTTTCTGCCCGGAAACCTGAAAGATAAAATCGACCCGTATCTGCGTCCGCTTTATGATGCTCTGGAAGAGATGCTCGACTACGACAAGCTGGAAATGAATCTCACGAAAAACATCATCGAGATCGCTCCGCTTGCCTACATGCGCGGCCGCACGCTCAACAATGCCTTTGTTATCCTTGATGAGGCGCAGAATGCCACCCAGACCCAGATGAAGATGTTCCTCACCCGTCTCGGGATTAACAGCAAGGCGATTATCACCGGCGACCTCACGCAGACCGACTTGCCGAAAAGCCAGCACTCCGGATTGCGTACCATTCAGCATATCCTGGAGTCCATCAAGGGCATTTCGTTTGTGTATCTGGATCAGACCGATGTTGTGCGGCACAAGCTGATTCGGGATATCATCAAGGCCTATGAACGGTATGAAGACCGCGAAGCAGGGGTTTCAGATCCGTCATCCCACCACACCGCCGCATCCGACCTTCCGAAACCGGATGCGTCATGA
- a CDS encoding MBL fold metallo-hydrolase yields the protein MITPLYQGTYSVGMDGKFIPISPDDKPKRGHLKLALNPFLIRDDSLTALIDAGIGSFGPGNQYEMMVDSLGRQGVEPEDIQHVYCSHLHTDHIGGLLHERFGTYELTFPNAAIWLSGREWKRFTERAEQKGHDDTVRWALYLETYGDLRFVEDTAPEPDSITMTTIGGHTEFHQAILFEGRDEKAMMLGDVLGRPVAVNRKFAAKYDFDGKQSQQIRDHYLQKALEEEYLILTYHSYNGAVIALKDFDQTKGYHIEHIPSDSTGNRRR from the coding sequence ATGATTACACCACTTTACCAGGGTACCTATTCGGTCGGCATGGACGGCAAGTTCATCCCCATCAGTCCCGATGATAAACCGAAACGGGGACACCTCAAGCTAGCCCTCAACCCGTTCCTCATCCGTGACGATTCGCTCACGGCGCTCATCGATGCCGGGATCGGATCGTTCGGCCCGGGCAATCAGTATGAAATGATGGTTGATAGCCTCGGCCGCCAGGGTGTCGAGCCGGAAGACATCCAGCATGTCTATTGCAGCCATCTGCATACCGATCATATCGGAGGTTTGCTTCACGAACGATTCGGAACCTACGAACTCACCTTTCCCAATGCCGCCATCTGGCTCTCGGGCCGGGAGTGGAAACGGTTCACCGAACGTGCCGAACAGAAGGGCCATGACGATACCGTTCGCTGGGCTCTCTATCTGGAGACTTACGGAGACCTTCGCTTTGTGGAGGATACGGCACCCGAACCGGATTCCATTACCATGACCACCATCGGCGGCCATACCGAGTTCCACCAGGCGATCCTGTTCGAAGGCCGCGACGAGAAGGCCATGATGCTTGGCGACGTGCTCGGGCGGCCCGTGGCCGTAAATCGAAAATTCGCCGCGAAATACGATTTCGACGGCAAACAAAGCCAGCAAATCCGGGATCACTATTTGCAAAAAGCACTCGAGGAAGAGTACCTTATCCTTACGTATCACAGTTACAACGGAGCGGTCATCGCTCTCAAGGATTTCGATCAAACCAAAGGATATCACATTGAGCACATCCCATCAGATTCCACCGGAAACCGCCGCCGATGA
- a CDS encoding purine-nucleoside phosphorylase, with protein sequence MSTSHQIPPETAADEIAQILRKKGIGIPDASVILGSGLGNFTQVLDDAVVVPYKQIPGFPATSVAGHDGALHFGRIGDRNVLVWSGRFHFYEGHPFERTILPVQVAHALGCRSLIVTNAAGGINDRFQVGDLMLIDDIITLMVSVSPWRNKLYKRYSNDGTVESVIRMAARAGIPVTRGCYLFAKGPTYETKAEVRAFRAMGADAVGMSTAAELYEAIRLDMQCLGISLITNKATGVSKGKLDHGEIKEAATLREKEFVALVSGIITDRDSPLYC encoded by the coding sequence TTGAGCACATCCCATCAGATTCCACCGGAAACCGCCGCCGATGAAATCGCGCAGATACTCCGGAAAAAGGGTATCGGCATACCGGATGCATCCGTCATTCTCGGATCGGGGCTCGGTAATTTCACACAGGTGCTGGACGACGCCGTAGTTGTGCCCTACAAACAGATTCCCGGCTTTCCAGCTACGAGTGTTGCCGGGCATGACGGAGCGCTTCACTTCGGGCGGATCGGCGACCGAAACGTACTGGTGTGGTCGGGCCGATTCCATTTTTATGAGGGACATCCTTTTGAACGGACCATCCTGCCGGTTCAGGTGGCCCATGCCCTCGGCTGCCGGTCACTGATTGTAACCAACGCGGCTGGCGGTATCAATGACCGGTTTCAGGTCGGCGACCTGATGCTCATCGATGACATTATCACGCTCATGGTTTCAGTAAGCCCCTGGCGTAATAAGCTTTACAAGCGATACTCCAATGATGGGACGGTAGAGAGTGTAATTCGGATGGCTGCACGCGCCGGCATTCCGGTCACCCGCGGATGCTATCTGTTTGCCAAAGGGCCCACGTACGAGACCAAAGCCGAAGTGCGCGCTTTTCGTGCCATGGGAGCCGACGCGGTGGGCATGTCAACCGCCGCGGAGCTGTATGAGGCGATACGACTGGATATGCAGTGCCTTGGAATTTCGCTGATTACCAACAAGGCGACGGGTGTGAGCAAGGGCAAGCTGGATCACGGCGAAATCAAGGAGGCCGCCACCCTTCGCGAGAAGGAGTTTGTTGCCCTTGTGAGCGGCATCATCACCGACAGGGACAGTCCGCTGTACTGCTGA
- a CDS encoding PspC domain-containing protein has product MATMKRLTKSTYDSILLGVCGGIAEYLGWDATLVRIIFVVAAILGVGSFVLLYLILAIIMPRA; this is encoded by the coding sequence ATGGCTACCATGAAACGACTTACCAAATCTACCTATGACTCCATTCTTCTCGGCGTTTGTGGCGGAATTGCCGAATATCTGGGCTGGGACGCCACGCTTGTCCGCATCATCTTTGTTGTGGCGGCCATACTGGGTGTGGGGTCATTTGTTCTGCTTTATCTGATATTGGCGATCATCATGCCAAGAGCGTAA